TTTGTAAATCTAATCCGCTTCGTAATTGAGCGTAGCCATAACCTCTTTATAAGCTATCTTGCCAGTCGTTTCATCCTTAGAGAGAACCTTAACTCCGATCTTAATTACATTTACCATACCATTTCCTTTTCACAAATCATCTAGCTGTATAACCTCCCTTTTTCTCGTCAAAAAATTGCATGTTGGGCTGTAAAAACCCACTGTTCTCTCTGTACAACCTTACAATCATAAGAGAAGAACATATTACCTCCATTTCCATAAAAAATGTCACATTTTAATATATCGACACCTTAAACTTCCATTTTTATAGGCCAAATGGACCTTATTTTCCATAAACCGGTTAAGCCCATGGGATTAAAAGAAAATCAGGAGAAGAGTCACTTGCAAAGCCCCCTTCGGGTATAGTAGTATGTGTTTAAAAAAAATCGGAGGGTATATGCCTAAACAACAAGACAAACATTCCATTCAGGCGTGGTCTCTGATCAATCGCAAATATTTGGGAAAAGGCGTGCGTGTCAAACGTTTTCGCAAACCAACACGCTGTCAAGTACGCAATCGCGTTCTGCTTGCCGTTTTGATGGCTAATGACATTAAACTGTCCCAACTTGCCGAGGAGCTTTCCATCTCCTCTCGCAGCGTCAGCGCGTGGGTATATGAAGGCCGTATTCCCGGCAACACTAATCTGGAAAAGACGTGTAACACACTTGGTTATCCACACCATATTCTATTTAATGAAGAGGTTGTCCGGCGTTCACCGCTTATTTGTCAACCATCGCCGTCCCGTTTTATGAAACGGACTGTAACTCGTTCTCCGGTTAAAAACCGGATTTTGGCGGGTTTGTGCATGGTACATGATATTTCGGTGACCGATGTCAGTCATTGGATTGGCGTTCACCCGGGTACATTTCGGAAATGGTTGCATCAGGGTACCGTTCCTTCACAAACCTTCCAGGATCAGGCGGAACAGTTTTTCCGTATTCCAAAATCCATTTTGTTTGCTGATGCCATGCTGAAAAAGTAACAATGTCCTTTAAAACGAAACGATTGAAACTTTCATGAAAGTCTTTGAAAGGAACGCATTACCATCTTTCATGCATAAGGCTTTCACATCATGTGATTTACAGAATATAAAAGCAAAAAAGCACAGTCTGCCGATTCTGGCGTACTGTGCTTTTTAGATAGCAAAATTTAAATGCTTCTTGCTTATAATTTGTAACTTCTTAGGATTGAGTGCTTGCCGCTTCAGTTGAATGTCCAGCTTTTGCCTTGATGGCCTTCAGCCTTTTCATAACTGGGTTACCCCCACATCCAAAGTAGTCGTGAAGACGGCTGTATTCCTCATAGAGCTTATTATAGATGTCCACGTTCTCAGGGATTGGCTTGAAGCCCCCATAGCCATGGCTGCCAGTTAACCTCCCAAACGTCCTTATTTAATGTTTCTAACATACATAGGTCACTCTTCTTACTTTCATTTCTGGCACCACTCTCACCGCACACTTGTACGTACAACTAAATCAACCTTTTTTATATATCTTTTTGATAGATTTATGTACACATTTTCAAAATGTATAGAAAAACAGCCCCTTTTCTGCAATCCAGAAAACAGGCTGCTTCGTGTATCCAGTAACATACCATCAACTTAAAATTCACTAAACATTTCCTAAGCTGGCCCCGTGGATTCGCGTACAATTAACTCTGGAGGTATAATCCACTGACGCTCTTCTTCACAATACCCCTTTTCTTCAATCATCGATAGCATGGTATCGGCGGCACGTAACCCCAATTCTTCCTTGGGGTGCCGAATGGTTGTAAGTTTGACTTCCGTGGCTGTCGCCAAAAATGAATCATCAAACCCAACCAGTGACAGATCCTGGGGAATACTGAGGCCCGCCGAACGTACAATATCCAGCAGCCGCACCGCCAATTCATCATTATAGGTCACCCATCCGGTCGGACGTTCCCCTGTCTCCATCGCCAACAGCTGTGATGCGCGTTGTAACGGAAGCTCATTTTTTTCTTCAGTCCGGTACGTCGTTACTGCGTTTGGATGTAACGTCACTCCATATTTACGGTGAGCGGCTACAAATCCCTTCATCCGCAGAATTCCTTGCATATCATCGGTTTTGAAAAATCCGGCCAATCGCCGGTGCCCCAGCTTGATCAAATGCTCTGCCGCCAAAAAACCACCCTTTTCATCGTCCAAACGCAAACAAGGTGCATCCATCTCCTCATAACGCGCATTGATCATTAAATAAGGGATTTGGCGATTCTCCACGGTTAAATAATAGTTCAAATTGGGATTACGTTCCCCGCTTTTGGTCGGCTCAATAATAATTCCGCTCAGTGGTTGACTCAGCAGCATTTTCAGGCATTGACGCTCTTGCTCAGGATCATTGCCTGTACTTGATAATAGCAGTTTGTAGCCTTGGCGGCTTAGCTTGGACTCAATTCCCTGTACAATGGATGGAAAAATATAATCCGATATATAAGTTGTCACAACTCCAATCGTCCGTGGATCTTCGGGCTGCTTCAGATCCCGTGTTGCGACAAAGGTTCCCTTACCCTGTATGCGAAACAGCCAACCTTCCTGTACCAGTTCACCCAGCGCCTGACGCACCGTTTGCCGACTAACTGCAAATTGTTCAGACATTTCATGTTCAGAAGGAAGCTGGCTTTGCGGCTCCAGTTTGGATGAATGAATCCATGATAAAATTTCCTGTTTAACCTGTATATATTTGGGCGCCATCATTTCCTCCGTACTTTCCATATCATGTATCTACTCGTATTCCACAATTATAGCATAGCATTCATTTGTACATACAAGTGTTACAGGAGCATAATATCGTTGTATAGCTGCCGGAGGCGTAAACCCATTCACCAATCCCTTTCTCATGCTTAGACTGAATGTATAAAGAACTCTGGTGTAACACACATTATGAACGAAGCAACTGATGTTCATTCATATACTTGAGTCCGGTATAGCGATCACGCAAAGTATGTGCCGTGCGCAAAGCACGAGCAAGTTGTTCCTGTGTAACCCCCAGCTCGGCAATGGTAGACGGACCTCCCACCTGAGCTAGCCATGCACGCATCTGTTCCGATGTAGGCAGAGTCCGATATACTTTAAAAGCCTCCACATCCTGATTGGCAGCCAATTCCCTATACATGTCAGACAGCAAAGCGGAGGCAACGCCCACCTTGGCACCATGCAAAACTTGCTTGCGCCCCTCTGCAATAAAATCCATTTCAATTCGGTGAGAAATATGATGCTCTCCCCCTGAGGCAGGACGGGAATGATCAATCATCAACATCGAAATACCGGATGCAATCAGCGCATTCATCAACACCTCAACTCCTGCCTTACTGCCTGCCGCGATCTCATCGACATGCTCTACACAAGCACGTAAAGCCTCCTCGGTAATTCGATTAGCTACAGGTGAATACGGCTCGTTTCCCAAATCTCTGGACACATGCCAGTCCGCTAATGAGGTAAACTTACCGAGCATATCGCCAAAACCCGCGGCAGTCATCACTTGAGGGGCACTTGCCAGTACGGACAAGTCAGCGAAGATCGCCTCCGGCGGAACGGCTTGGAACGTCTGCTTGCTGCCATCCACAATTAATGGGGCCCCAGCTGAGGTAAAACCATCTACAGATGCAGCCGTTGGGACTGACAAGAACGGACGATTCATTTTATAGCACACAAAGCGAACCAGATCATGAATCGTACCTGACCCTACAGCAAGCACAGCCTGACTTTGATCCGCCACACCTAGCAGAACCTTCATGATATAAGTTTCATCAGCAATAACATCCCCTACCGCATTCGGAGGCAGCCGAACTACATCAACTGTCAAACCTGCTTCACGGATTAATTCAGCTACTTTTTTCCCTGCTGCCGCTGAAGTATGCTCATCCTCTACTAGAGTAACATGCTGATAATTCTGTTGATTCAAATAAGAAGCAATGGATTCAAGTGCTCCATCCCGTACCTCGATAAACAATTCAACCTTTCGGTGAGGATGATCAGCGTTACTAGCCTGCGCCTCTTCGTTCCACAGCTTGATCTGCTCATTCATATTCATTTCATCAGCCTCCTGAAAAGGAATAATTTGTACAAGAATGATCCATACTAATAAATAGATTCCGTTTGAAAACGATTACTATTTAATTGTACGCACAAATGTAGGTACAAGTCCAGAAAAAACGTACAAGTTACGATTCAATTCAACCATTCGAAAGGAACAATATTATGAAATTTGGAACAGATATTGCCTGTGCACTCGGGTTACTGGCAGGTACAACGTTTGGTAGTGGGGTTGCTTTTTTGTTCGGCTGGCAAGCTTATCGTGCACTGACTTCAGTCACGGTTTTTGGCATTGCAGGGATTATCATTACCATTGCTGTTTTTCGCTTGCTGCACCGGAAGTCGCTTTCTACGTCCAATTCTCAATGAATTCTGTTGAAAGCCAGACCATTTAATTTTAACTGCATACATAAAAAAACGGGTCTCACAAGCCATTTGCAGCTTGAGAGTACCCGTTTTTGATGTGGAACTACTTACTTAAACTTTTGGATCAACGTCCAGTTCATAATCAATTTCATCAAAACCGAATCCAAACAATTGAAGGAAATCCAGACGGTATTGTTCAAGATCACCCAGTTCGGATACGTTTTCGGTAGTGATCTCAGACCAAGCCGCTTTAACAGCTTGCTGCACATCCTCTCTCATTTCCCAGTTATCCAGACGAATGCGCCCTTCTTCGTCCGTTTCCACTGTGGACCCATTGTATAACGTCTCGAACAGACGTTGCGCCTGCTCAATACATCCCTCGTGTAGTCCTTTTTCTTTCATGACCTTAAACAGTAAGGAAATATACAGAGGCACAACCGGGATAGCGGAACTGGATTGTGTAACCAAAGCTTTATTCACTGAAACGTAGGCCTTCCCATGATAAGGCTCCAGTTGCTTTGTTAACGTATGTGCTGTGGCTTCCAAATCATTTTTAGCTTGGCCAATGGTTCCTTTACGATAAATAGCCTCCGTAATCTCAGGACCAATATACGAGTAAGCCAGTGTGGTTACCCCTTCAGCCAGCAGGTCGGCTTCTTCCAACGCTTTTAACCACAGGGACCAATCTTCGCCACCCATGACCGTGATGGTGTTATCAATCTCCTCCTGCGTTGCTGGTTCAAGCGTAATTTCCGACACGACACCTGTGTTCGTATTCACCGTTTTATTCGTAAACGGCTGTCCGATGGGCTTGAGAACGGAATTGAAGGTCTCTCCCGTATCAGGATGTGTCCGTCGCGGTGAGGCGACACTATATACAATCAGGTCTACCTTGCCCAGCTTTTCTTTGACCAGCTTCAACGTCTCCTGCTTAATTTCATGGGAAAAAGCATCTCCATTAATGCTCTCCGCTATGTAGCCAGCCGCTCTGGCTGCTCTTTCAAAGGCCACTGTATTGTACCAGCCTGCCGAAGCCGTGCGCCCCTCTGAAGCAGGACGTTCAAAGGATACTCCTACGGTGTCAGCTCCCATACCGAAGCTCGCAGCAATGCGGGAAGCCAGTCCATAACCTGTGGATGCTCCGATCACAAGTACCTTTTTAGCTCCTTGTAATCCCGTGCTGTCTTTGATGTAGTCGATTTGACGATTAACGTGAGCCGCACATCCTGCAGGATGCGCAGTCGTACATATGAAACCACGAATTTTCGGTTTAATAATCATTGCAAGGGTCCCCCTACTTTGGCATTCATTTAATATTGATGGAATGGTTGTCCAGTCATAACTATATTACAAATCAGCTTGCGGCTCAACATATAACATGGTCTTGAAGGTAAACGATCAAATACTATGACACAGATATCCCCGAACTGCGACTCTACGCCAAAAAGAAAATCGCCGTAAACATCATAGTCTACAGCGCTCTTTAACTCCAATATTCATTTGGACTTATTTTCTAGCAATATCACATCTTCTCCTTTCTCTTGTCTTATTTTGATATTAGTCCTTCCCCAGGTACACATTAAATCAATAATTTCATTTGCTGTAATTCCATATTCCGTTATATAATACTCCACTTTTGGAGGCATTTGATTATACACATGTCTGCCTATGATCCCATCCTTCTCAAGTTCACGAAGTTGCTGTATAAGAACCTTTTGAGAAATGCCTGCAATACTACGCTGTAATTCACTGGTC
This window of the Paenibacillus polymyxa genome carries:
- a CDS encoding helix-turn-helix domain-containing protein — translated: MPKQQDKHSIQAWSLINRKYLGKGVRVKRFRKPTRCQVRNRVLLAVLMANDIKLSQLAEELSISSRSVSAWVYEGRIPGNTNLEKTCNTLGYPHHILFNEEVVRRSPLICQPSPSRFMKRTVTRSPVKNRILAGLCMVHDISVTDVSHWIGVHPGTFRKWLHQGTVPSQTFQDQAEQFFRIPKSILFADAMLKK
- a CDS encoding GntR family transcriptional regulator, with protein sequence MAPKYIQVKQEILSWIHSSKLEPQSQLPSEHEMSEQFAVSRQTVRQALGELVQEGWLFRIQGKGTFVATRDLKQPEDPRTIGVVTTYISDYIFPSIVQGIESKLSRQGYKLLLSSTGNDPEQERQCLKMLLSQPLSGIIIEPTKSGERNPNLNYYLTVENRQIPYLMINARYEEMDAPCLRLDDEKGGFLAAEHLIKLGHRRLAGFFKTDDMQGILRMKGFVAAHRKYGVTLHPNAVTTYRTEEKNELPLQRASQLLAMETGERPTGWVTYNDELAVRLLDIVRSAGLSIPQDLSLVGFDDSFLATATEVKLTTIRHPKEELGLRAADTMLSMIEEKGYCEEERQWIIPPELIVRESTGPA
- a CDS encoding sn-glycerol-1-phosphate dehydrogenase: MNMNEQIKLWNEEAQASNADHPHRKVELFIEVRDGALESIASYLNQQNYQHVTLVEDEHTSAAAGKKVAELIREAGLTVDVVRLPPNAVGDVIADETYIMKVLLGVADQSQAVLAVGSGTIHDLVRFVCYKMNRPFLSVPTAASVDGFTSAGAPLIVDGSKQTFQAVPPEAIFADLSVLASAPQVMTAAGFGDMLGKFTSLADWHVSRDLGNEPYSPVANRITEEALRACVEHVDEIAAGSKAGVEVLMNALIASGISMLMIDHSRPASGGEHHISHRIEMDFIAEGRKQVLHGAKVGVASALLSDMYRELAANQDVEAFKVYRTLPTSEQMRAWLAQVGGPSTIAELGVTQEQLARALRTAHTLRDRYTGLKYMNEHQLLRS
- the fabV gene encoding enoyl-ACP reductase FabV, whose protein sequence is MIIKPKIRGFICTTAHPAGCAAHVNRQIDYIKDSTGLQGAKKVLVIGASTGYGLASRIAASFGMGADTVGVSFERPASEGRTASAGWYNTVAFERAARAAGYIAESINGDAFSHEIKQETLKLVKEKLGKVDLIVYSVASPRRTHPDTGETFNSVLKPIGQPFTNKTVNTNTGVVSEITLEPATQEEIDNTITVMGGEDWSLWLKALEEADLLAEGVTTLAYSYIGPEITEAIYRKGTIGQAKNDLEATAHTLTKQLEPYHGKAYVSVNKALVTQSSSAIPVVPLYISLLFKVMKEKGLHEGCIEQAQRLFETLYNGSTVETDEEGRIRLDNWEMREDVQQAVKAAWSEITTENVSELGDLEQYRLDFLQLFGFGFDEIDYELDVDPKV
- a CDS encoding winged helix-turn-helix transcriptional regulator produces the protein MKQYNLGIEATLEIIGGKWKSLIICLLMSGRKRTSELQRSIAGISQKVLIQQLRELEKDGIIGRHVYNQMPPKVEYYITEYGITANEIIDLMCTWGRTNIKIRQEKGEDVILLENKSK